One Nocardioides luti DNA window includes the following coding sequences:
- a CDS encoding protein kinase domain-containing protein, whose protein sequence is MSLPERLGRLQRVDRLGVGGFATVWLYHDAELDSDVAVKALADNWAQRLDVRERFLEEARILRRADSDHIVRVYDIGEADGTPYFVMTYADRGSLAGALTAGRPLPPVRAVDLVAQAGAGLSVLHDHGVVHRDIKPQNLLLRSIGSAGDKLLVADLGVAKAMLHASGLTQVVGTPSYMAPEQATGGGIDRRADVHALGAVAYQMLTGQLARTGSLGDLATASLPPAPSSLADLPPAVDEVLLRALEPDQNRRWPDVESFVAALQEAVPGSGTPAPSGRHRTAWESAPTTFEAAPEQRASRVLLALLALLVFAAAFGTAYAATTLLR, encoded by the coding sequence GTGTCCCTCCCGGAGCGTCTCGGCCGTCTCCAGCGAGTCGACCGTCTCGGCGTGGGCGGCTTCGCGACCGTCTGGCTCTACCACGACGCCGAGCTGGACTCGGACGTCGCGGTGAAGGCGCTGGCGGACAACTGGGCGCAGCGCCTCGACGTGCGTGAGCGGTTCCTCGAGGAGGCGCGGATCCTGCGCCGCGCGGACTCCGACCACATCGTGCGCGTCTACGACATCGGCGAGGCCGACGGGACGCCGTACTTCGTGATGACGTACGCCGACCGCGGCTCGCTCGCCGGCGCGCTCACCGCGGGCCGGCCCCTCCCTCCCGTCCGTGCCGTCGACCTGGTGGCCCAGGCCGGGGCCGGGCTGTCGGTCCTGCACGACCACGGGGTGGTGCACCGCGACATCAAGCCGCAGAACCTCCTCCTGCGCAGCATCGGCAGCGCCGGCGACAAGCTGCTGGTGGCCGACCTCGGCGTGGCCAAGGCGATGCTGCACGCGAGCGGCCTGACCCAGGTCGTCGGGACCCCGTCCTACATGGCACCCGAGCAGGCGACCGGCGGCGGGATCGACCGGCGCGCGGACGTGCACGCCCTGGGCGCCGTGGCCTACCAGATGCTCACCGGCCAGCTGGCCCGCACCGGCAGCCTCGGCGACCTCGCCACCGCCAGCCTGCCGCCGGCCCCCTCGTCCCTCGCGGACCTGCCGCCGGCGGTCGACGAGGTGCTCCTGCGCGCCCTGGAGCCCGACCAGAACCGGCGCTGGCCGGACGTCGAGAGCTTCGTCGCCGCGCTGCAGGAGGCCGTCCCCGGGAGCGGGACGCCGGCCCCGTCCGGGCGGCACCGCACCGCGTGGGAGAGCGCGCCCACGACCTTCGAGGCCGCTCCCGAGCAGCGCGCCTCGCGGGTGCTCCTCGCGCTGCTGGCGCTGCTGGTCTTCGCGGCCGCGTTCGGCACGGCGTACGCCGCCACGACCCTGCTCCGCTGA
- a CDS encoding RNA polymerase sigma factor, with the protein MTTVPSDDGDLDDLARRAAEGDRAALEDLLAAVQPRVRRICGRMLLYPEDAEEAAQDALLLVATKIHTFAGRSRFTTWLHAVASNSARGTYRTLKRRAADRLTDEVAQAHPDPRTTSVIAGSRLDLLEALEVLGASHPDLVEPLVLRDVQQLGYQEIADLLDIPLGTVKSRIHSARTAVRPLLAVSD; encoded by the coding sequence GTGACGACCGTGCCCTCCGACGACGGCGACCTCGACGACCTGGCCCGCCGCGCGGCCGAGGGCGACCGGGCGGCGCTCGAGGACCTGCTCGCCGCCGTGCAGCCGCGCGTGCGCCGGATCTGCGGCCGGATGCTGCTCTACCCCGAGGACGCCGAGGAGGCCGCGCAGGACGCCCTGCTGCTGGTCGCCACGAAGATCCACACGTTCGCCGGGCGCAGCCGCTTCACCACCTGGCTGCACGCCGTGGCGTCCAACAGCGCCCGCGGCACCTACCGCACCCTCAAGCGGCGCGCCGCCGACCGGCTCACCGACGAGGTCGCCCAGGCGCACCCCGACCCCCGCACGACCAGCGTGATCGCCGGCAGTCGCCTCGACCTGCTCGAGGCGCTCGAGGTCCTCGGGGCCAGCCACCCCGACCTCGTCGAGCCGCTCGTCCTGCGCGACGTCCAGCAGCTCGGCTACCAGGAGATCGCCGACCTCCTCGACATCCCGCTCGGCACCGTCAAGTCCCGCATCCACAGCGCCCGCACCGCCGTCCGACCCCTGCTCGCCGTCTCCGACTGA
- a CDS encoding response regulator, with amino-acid sequence MSDRAHMINRIVDTTIDGIWVLDEHGRTVFANPGMARLLGRRADDGLEGLSVADFLDDEGKRQLPAHLANMNAGLPGAENLETLLVRSDGTVIWTLASWAPLHGDDGVRVGWLHRFTEDTERKQLMERLQDREHQLATAQRIAQIGSWEWDVPTDTVTWSDQLYRIYNLRPQEFAATYEGFLAFVHPDDRPRVRAHVESTFAGVDEFSFDARIIRTDGEQRWVRGLGLVERGPDGMPRKMGGTTQDITDLKTADELAAEATRRMELLQNMAMAANKASSLAEAVEVAASGLPAYTQWSAVCVYPMTPQGPSLPTVLPTAYAWTTPPDPRLAERARISRRLEVGPPTTHQDTHSLVAIPVQLGGVVVAVIEVLADEVPPDENSRFLIEQIAGQLSLVAERERSAAQLAEARDQAMEASRLKSEFLATMSHEIRTPMNGVIGLNDLMMRTELDDHQRRLAEGLQSAGLTLLGIINDILDLSKIESGKLELESTDFDVRAVFEQTAAVLSGPAHDKALELVVACQPDVPVFLKGDPVRFGQIVANLGSNAVKFTDSGEVVVQASVAEQSGDRVVLRVDVTDTGVGIAPGARERLFEAFTQADPSTTRRHGGTGLGLAISRQLVEALGGEISVTSELGSGSTFTFTASFARATTAPAARLSGPPHLLHDRRVLVVDDNETNRFILQEQLAAWQMKPVAVASADEALATLRTAARHGQPFEIALLDLIMPGTDGLELARRVSADPALGQLTMLLLSSDQGVGSQSARSAGIRAALSKPVRHSELYDTLIGVVAAALEQRPVPAPAQPELGVTVLVVEDNYVNQLVATGLLESLGCAVEVANDGAEAVEMLARPHRYAAVLMDCRMPRLDGFDATRAVRAHEPPGQRVPIIAMTASALEGERERCLAVGMDDFLTKPVDAKELERVIGSWIRSAAGRASSGLTGEAPAAAPTPAADGPVVPDVPSSSILDPDRMKMLDELKKDGVSFFERTAASFMARVGDQVVAIRDAADAGDAHGLMTSAHQLKGSALNLGLPLVGATAARLEAHGDAGRTDDTDDLLAELVGEVERAVAALQTATARAR; translated from the coding sequence ATGAGCGATCGGGCGCACATGATCAACCGGATCGTCGACACGACGATCGACGGGATCTGGGTCCTCGACGAGCACGGCCGCACGGTGTTCGCGAACCCCGGCATGGCCCGGCTGCTGGGACGGCGCGCGGACGACGGCCTCGAGGGGCTCTCCGTCGCCGACTTCCTCGACGACGAGGGCAAGCGCCAGCTGCCCGCGCACCTCGCGAACATGAACGCCGGCCTGCCCGGCGCCGAGAACCTCGAGACGCTGCTGGTCCGCAGCGACGGCACGGTCATCTGGACGCTCGCGAGCTGGGCGCCGCTGCACGGGGACGACGGGGTGCGGGTCGGCTGGCTGCACCGCTTCACCGAGGACACCGAGCGCAAGCAGCTGATGGAGCGTCTCCAGGACCGCGAGCACCAGCTGGCCACGGCGCAGCGGATCGCGCAGATCGGCAGCTGGGAGTGGGACGTCCCGACGGACACGGTCACGTGGTCGGACCAGCTGTACCGCATCTACAACCTGCGGCCGCAGGAGTTCGCGGCGACGTACGAAGGCTTCCTCGCGTTCGTCCACCCCGACGACCGTCCGCGGGTGCGGGCGCACGTCGAGTCGACGTTCGCCGGCGTCGACGAGTTCTCCTTCGACGCCCGGATCATCCGCACCGACGGCGAGCAGCGCTGGGTGCGCGGCCTCGGGCTCGTCGAGCGCGGCCCCGACGGGATGCCGCGCAAGATGGGCGGCACCACGCAGGACATCACCGACCTGAAGACCGCCGACGAGCTGGCGGCCGAGGCGACCCGGCGCATGGAGCTGCTGCAGAACATGGCGATGGCCGCCAACAAGGCGAGCAGCCTGGCGGAGGCGGTGGAGGTCGCGGCGTCCGGGCTGCCGGCGTACACCCAGTGGTCGGCGGTGTGCGTCTACCCGATGACCCCGCAGGGGCCGAGCCTGCCGACCGTGCTGCCGACGGCCTATGCGTGGACCACGCCTCCGGATCCCCGCCTCGCCGAGCGGGCGCGGATCTCCCGCCGCCTGGAGGTCGGGCCGCCGACCACGCACCAGGACACCCACAGCCTGGTCGCCATCCCCGTCCAGCTCGGCGGCGTCGTCGTCGCGGTCATCGAGGTGCTGGCCGACGAGGTGCCCCCGGACGAGAACTCCCGCTTCCTCATCGAGCAGATCGCCGGGCAGCTCAGCCTGGTGGCCGAGCGCGAGCGCAGCGCCGCGCAGCTCGCGGAGGCCCGCGACCAGGCGATGGAGGCGTCCCGGCTGAAGTCGGAGTTCCTCGCCACGATGAGCCACGAGATCCGGACGCCGATGAACGGCGTCATCGGGCTCAACGACCTGATGATGCGCACCGAGCTCGACGACCACCAGCGGCGACTGGCCGAGGGCCTGCAGAGCGCGGGCCTGACGCTGCTCGGCATCATCAACGACATCCTGGACCTGTCGAAGATCGAGTCCGGCAAGCTGGAGCTCGAGAGCACGGACTTCGACGTCCGCGCGGTGTTCGAGCAGACCGCCGCGGTGCTGAGCGGGCCGGCGCACGACAAGGCGCTCGAGCTCGTCGTCGCGTGCCAGCCCGACGTCCCCGTCTTCCTCAAGGGCGACCCGGTGCGCTTCGGCCAGATCGTCGCCAACCTGGGCTCGAACGCCGTGAAGTTCACCGACAGCGGCGAGGTGGTCGTGCAGGCGAGCGTCGCGGAGCAGTCCGGCGACCGCGTCGTGCTGCGCGTCGACGTCACGGACACCGGTGTCGGCATCGCGCCGGGGGCCCGCGAGCGGCTCTTCGAGGCGTTCACGCAGGCCGACCCGTCGACCACGCGCCGCCACGGCGGGACCGGGCTCGGCCTGGCGATCTCGCGCCAGCTCGTCGAGGCCCTGGGCGGCGAGATCTCGGTGACCAGCGAGCTCGGCAGCGGCAGCACCTTCACCTTCACCGCGTCGTTCGCCCGCGCCACCACCGCGCCGGCGGCACGCCTGTCCGGCCCGCCGCACCTCCTGCACGACCGCCGGGTGCTGGTCGTCGACGACAACGAGACCAACCGCTTCATCCTCCAGGAGCAGCTCGCCGCCTGGCAGATGAAGCCGGTCGCCGTGGCGTCGGCCGACGAGGCGCTGGCCACGCTGCGCACCGCCGCGCGCCACGGGCAGCCCTTCGAGATCGCGCTGCTCGACCTGATCATGCCGGGCACCGACGGGCTCGAGCTGGCCCGTCGCGTCAGCGCCGACCCGGCACTGGGCCAGCTGACGATGCTGCTGCTGTCCTCGGACCAGGGGGTCGGCTCGCAGTCGGCCCGCTCCGCGGGCATCCGGGCGGCGCTGAGCAAGCCGGTGCGTCACTCCGAGCTGTACGACACCCTCATCGGCGTCGTGGCCGCCGCCCTCGAGCAGCGCCCGGTGCCCGCTCCCGCCCAGCCCGAGCTCGGCGTGACAGTCCTCGTGGTCGAGGACAACTACGTCAACCAGCTCGTGGCCACCGGGCTGCTCGAGAGCCTCGGGTGCGCGGTGGAGGTCGCCAACGACGGTGCCGAGGCCGTGGAGATGCTGGCCCGGCCGCACCGGTACGCCGCCGTCCTCATGGACTGCCGGATGCCGCGCCTCGACGGCTTCGACGCGACCCGCGCCGTCCGCGCCCACGAGCCGCCCGGTCAGCGGGTGCCGATCATCGCGATGACGGCCTCGGCCCTCGAGGGCGAGCGCGAGCGCTGCCTGGCCGTCGGCATGGACGACTTCCTGACCAAGCCGGTCGACGCGAAGGAGCTGGAGCGGGTGATCGGCTCCTGGATCCGCTCCGCGGCCGGGCGCGCGTCGTCGGGCCTCACCGGCGAGGCGCCGGCGGCAGCCCCGACGCCGGCGGCCGACGGCCCGGTCGTCCCCGACGTACCGTCCTCCTCGATCCTGGACCCGGACCGGATGAAGATGCTCGACGAGCTCAAGAAGGACGGCGTCAGCTTCTTCGAGCGCACCGCCGCCTCCTTCATGGCGCGGGTCGGTGACCAGGTCGTCGCGATCCGCGACGCCGCGGACGCCGGCGACGCGCACGGCCTGATGACCTCCGCGCACCAGCTCAAGGGCAGCGCCCTCAACCTCGGCCTGCCGCTGGTCGGCGCCACCGCCGCCCGGCTCGAGGCGCACGGGGACGCGGGGCGCACCGACGACACCGACGACCTGCTGGCCGAGCTCGTCGGCGAGGTCGAGCGGGCCGTGGCGGCCCTGCAGACGGCGACCGCACGGGCGCGCTGA
- a CDS encoding NAD(P)H-binding protein: MALVLVTGATGFIGRRLSAELVAAGHEVRAMTRRPAAYDGPGTAVAGDVLDAGTLGEALAGVEVAYYLVHSLSSSRFEAEDAAGANAFGEAAAEAGVRQIVYLGGLGADGDSLSPHLRSRREVETLLGAAGVPVTTLRAAIVVGHGGISWEMTRQLVDVSPVMVAPTWAATLTQPIALADAVAYLVGVLDHPDALGRTFEVGGADVLSYGQMLQRAAAVQSGRDVPIVSVPVPQRGLVGGAVTLASSVGLAALTDVDLATGRHLLGSMSTEVVVTDDAIRAVVDLEPMGYEDMVRLALGDRLRAGETL; the protein is encoded by the coding sequence ATGGCCCTGGTCCTGGTGACGGGCGCGACCGGCTTCATCGGTCGGCGGCTGTCGGCCGAGCTGGTCGCGGCGGGGCACGAGGTGCGCGCGATGACGCGCCGCCCCGCGGCGTACGACGGTCCCGGCACCGCCGTCGCGGGCGACGTCCTCGACGCCGGCACGCTGGGGGAGGCGCTGGCCGGGGTGGAGGTGGCCTACTACCTGGTGCACTCGCTGTCGTCGTCGCGCTTCGAGGCGGAGGACGCGGCCGGGGCGAACGCGTTCGGCGAGGCGGCCGCGGAGGCGGGCGTGCGGCAGATCGTCTACCTGGGCGGGTTGGGCGCGGACGGCGACAGCCTGTCCCCGCACCTGCGCTCGCGCCGCGAGGTCGAGACGCTGCTGGGGGCCGCCGGTGTCCCCGTCACGACGCTGCGCGCCGCGATCGTCGTGGGCCACGGCGGCATCTCGTGGGAGATGACCCGCCAGCTGGTCGACGTGTCCCCGGTGATGGTCGCGCCGACCTGGGCGGCGACGCTGACCCAGCCGATCGCGCTGGCGGACGCCGTGGCCTACCTCGTCGGCGTCCTCGACCACCCCGACGCGCTCGGCCGCACCTTCGAGGTCGGCGGGGCCGACGTGCTGAGCTACGGGCAGATGCTCCAGCGTGCCGCCGCCGTCCAGAGCGGCCGCGACGTCCCGATCGTCTCGGTGCCCGTCCCGCAGCGCGGCCTGGTCGGCGGCGCGGTGACGCTGGCGTCCTCGGTCGGCCTGGCCGCGCTCACCGACGTCGACCTCGCGACCGGCCGGCACCTGCTGGGCTCGATGTCGACCGAGGTGGTCGTCACCGACGACGCGATCCGTGCGGTCGTCGACCTGGAGCCGATGGGCTACGAGGACATGGTCCGCCTCGCGCTCGGCGACCGGCTCCGCGCCGGCGAGACGCTGTGA
- a CDS encoding alpha/beta hydrolase yields the protein MVTEVRARFNVTESGPVDGRPMVFAHGFGCDQHMWRLVAPAFARDFRVILFDFVGAGGADPAAYDPVRHATLDGYAQDLLTLLRELDLHDVVFVGHSVSAMIGVLAEVAEPERFAQLVMVGPSPRYVDDESYVGGFTEDDITEMLESLSSNYLGWSAAMAPAIMSNPERPALGAELTESFCRMDPAIARQFARATFLSDSRADLPRVTTPTLVLQCSNDLIAPLEVGAYVHAAIPGSRMTVLEATGHCPHLSAPDETIAAIAAFVRAPVA from the coding sequence GTGGTCACGGAGGTTCGCGCCCGTTTCAACGTCACGGAGTCGGGCCCCGTCGACGGTCGTCCGATGGTGTTCGCGCACGGGTTCGGCTGCGACCAGCACATGTGGCGCCTGGTCGCCCCGGCGTTCGCCCGCGACTTCCGGGTCATCCTCTTCGACTTCGTCGGCGCCGGTGGGGCCGACCCCGCGGCGTACGACCCCGTCCGGCACGCCACCCTCGACGGCTACGCGCAGGACCTCCTCACGTTGCTCCGCGAGCTCGACCTGCACGACGTCGTGTTCGTGGGCCACTCGGTCTCCGCGATGATCGGCGTCCTCGCCGAGGTGGCGGAGCCCGAGCGCTTCGCCCAGCTGGTCATGGTGGGTCCCTCGCCCCGCTACGTCGACGACGAGTCGTACGTCGGAGGGTTCACCGAGGACGACATCACGGAGATGCTCGAGTCGCTCTCGAGCAACTACCTCGGCTGGTCGGCGGCGATGGCGCCGGCGATCATGAGCAACCCCGAGCGTCCGGCGCTGGGCGCCGAGCTGACCGAGAGCTTCTGCCGGATGGACCCGGCGATCGCGCGCCAGTTCGCCCGCGCGACGTTCCTCTCGGACAGCAGGGCCGACCTGCCCCGGGTCACCACCCCGACCCTCGTGCTGCAGTGCAGCAACGACCTGATCGCTCCCCTCGAGGTGGGGGCCTACGTCCACGCCGCGATCCCCGGCAGCCGGATGACGGTGCTCGAGGCGACGGGCCACTGCCCGCACCTCAGCGCCCCGGACGAGACGATCGCGGCGATCGCCGCCTTCGTGCGCGCCCCCGTCGCCTGA
- a CDS encoding PP2C family protein-serine/threonine phosphatase — protein sequence MTQERAAREAFLDALVYDDPVQLYERAPCGYLSTTPDGIIVKCNATFRTWIGREAADIVGRLSFVDLLTRGGRIYHETHYAPTLRMQGSVREIALDLLHADGQRLPVLVNATLERNEQGEPKVIRIAVFDATERRRYERELVRATEAAQEAEQRATELARILQQAFIPPVLPAIPGLDLAAAYRPAGAGDEVGGDFYDVFPIGERDWVVAVGDVCGKGVAAAVVTALVRHTVRALAVDGDEPDQVLRRLNDVLLGHGSERFCTLALLRLRRDDEAWRVVHATGGHPAPLLRPAEGAVAPWGGSGSLLGVLDEPAFASASRVLRPGDLLVLYTDGITEGRRGGELFGDQRLLEAVPGDGASADEVVDALLAGVLDFQDQVPRDDIALLALRVPPA from the coding sequence ATGACCCAGGAGCGCGCGGCCCGCGAGGCGTTCCTCGACGCGCTCGTGTACGACGACCCCGTGCAGCTCTACGAGCGGGCGCCCTGCGGCTACCTCTCGACGACCCCCGACGGCATCATCGTGAAGTGCAACGCGACGTTCCGGACCTGGATCGGGCGCGAGGCGGCCGACATCGTCGGGCGGTTGTCGTTCGTCGACCTGCTGACGCGGGGTGGCCGGATCTACCACGAGACGCACTACGCGCCGACCCTGCGGATGCAGGGCAGCGTCCGGGAGATCGCGCTCGACCTGCTGCACGCCGACGGGCAGCGGCTGCCGGTCCTGGTGAACGCGACGCTGGAGCGCAACGAGCAGGGCGAGCCCAAGGTGATCCGGATCGCGGTCTTCGACGCCACCGAGCGGCGTCGCTACGAGCGCGAGCTGGTCCGGGCGACCGAGGCGGCGCAGGAGGCCGAGCAGCGGGCCACCGAGCTCGCCCGGATCCTGCAGCAGGCGTTCATCCCGCCGGTGCTGCCCGCGATCCCCGGGCTCGACCTCGCGGCGGCGTACCGCCCGGCGGGCGCGGGCGACGAGGTCGGCGGCGACTTCTACGACGTCTTCCCGATCGGCGAGCGCGACTGGGTCGTCGCCGTGGGCGACGTGTGCGGCAAGGGCGTGGCCGCCGCGGTAGTGACGGCGCTGGTGCGGCACACCGTGCGGGCGCTCGCCGTGGACGGCGACGAGCCCGACCAGGTGCTGCGCCGCCTGAACGACGTGCTGCTGGGCCATGGCTCGGAGCGGTTCTGCACCCTCGCCCTGCTCCGCCTGCGCCGTGACGACGAGGCGTGGCGCGTCGTGCACGCCACCGGCGGCCACCCCGCCCCGCTGCTGCGACCGGCGGAGGGAGCGGTCGCGCCCTGGGGCGGGTCCGGGTCGCTGCTGGGGGTGCTCGACGAGCCGGCGTTCGCGTCGGCCTCGCGGGTGCTGCGGCCCGGCGACCTGCTGGTGCTCTACACCGACGGCATCACCGAGGGCCGGCGCGGCGGGGAGCTCTTCGGGGACCAGCGCCTGCTCGAGGCGGTCCCGGGCGACGGTGCGAGCGCCGACGAGGTCGTCGACGCCCTGCTGGCGGGGGTGCTGGACTTCCAGGACCAGGTGCCGCGCGACGACATCGCGCTGCTGGCCTTGCGCGTACCGCCCGCCTGA
- a CDS encoding aminopeptidase C, translated as MDTELTHDLTERFTKEFDAEPRNRLLQNAITLNEVDQVALDHQLARTIDRSMSHQLDDWSATNQKQSGRCWMFAGLNLLRVGTAERLGVKEFEFSQNYPLFWDKLEKANHWLESIIDTADRDVDDRTVAHLLAMPAEDGGQWNMFLALIAKHGLVPKTAMPETVSSSATRQLNRDLSRVLRQAARDVRARATDGADDEELRELKEDTLKVVHQMLCLHLGTPPTSFTWQWRDEKKDFHRDGELTPLEFAERYVTVPVEDYVCLVHDPRETSPYGRTFTVEHLGNVVDGPPVVYLNVEMDTLKRLAMESIVGRDGQPGEPVWFGCDVGQMYDKERGLWDASLFDYDALYGATSDMTKEDRLHHHATAMTHAMLLTGVDVVEGPSGDTPNRWRVENSWGTDKADKGFWTMNDSWFGDYVFEIAVRRDALPADLREALDAPPVVLPAWDPMGALAD; from the coding sequence ATGGACACCGAGCTCACCCACGACCTGACCGAGCGCTTCACCAAGGAGTTCGACGCGGAGCCGCGCAACCGGCTGCTGCAGAACGCCATCACGCTCAACGAGGTCGACCAGGTCGCGCTCGACCACCAGCTCGCCCGCACCATCGACCGGTCGATGAGCCACCAGCTCGACGACTGGAGCGCGACGAACCAGAAGCAGTCCGGCCGCTGCTGGATGTTCGCGGGCCTCAACCTCCTGCGGGTCGGCACCGCCGAGCGGCTCGGGGTCAAGGAGTTCGAGTTCTCTCAGAACTACCCGCTCTTCTGGGACAAGCTCGAGAAGGCCAACCACTGGCTCGAGTCGATCATCGACACCGCCGACCGGGACGTCGACGACCGCACCGTGGCCCACCTGCTGGCCATGCCGGCCGAGGACGGCGGGCAGTGGAACATGTTCCTGGCGCTGATCGCCAAGCACGGCCTGGTGCCGAAGACCGCGATGCCCGAGACGGTGTCGTCCTCGGCCACGCGCCAGCTCAACCGCGACCTCTCCCGGGTGCTGCGGCAGGCCGCCCGCGACGTGCGCGCCCGCGCGACCGACGGCGCCGACGACGAGGAGCTGCGCGAGCTCAAGGAGGACACCCTCAAGGTCGTCCACCAGATGCTCTGCCTGCACCTCGGCACCCCGCCCACGTCGTTCACCTGGCAGTGGCGCGACGAGAAGAAGGACTTCCACCGCGATGGCGAGCTGACCCCGCTGGAGTTCGCCGAGCGCTACGTCACCGTGCCCGTCGAGGACTACGTCTGCCTGGTCCACGACCCGCGCGAGACCAGCCCGTACGGCCGCACCTTCACCGTCGAGCACCTCGGCAACGTCGTCGACGGCCCGCCGGTCGTCTACCTGAACGTCGAGATGGACACCCTCAAGCGGCTCGCCATGGAGTCGATCGTCGGCCGCGACGGACAGCCCGGCGAGCCGGTGTGGTTCGGCTGCGACGTGGGTCAGATGTACGACAAGGAGCGCGGCCTGTGGGACGCGTCCCTCTTCGACTACGACGCGCTGTACGGCGCCACGTCGGACATGACGAAGGAGGACCGCCTCCACCACCACGCCACCGCGATGACGCACGCGATGCTGCTCACCGGGGTCGACGTCGTGGAGGGGCCGTCCGGCGACACCCCGAACCGCTGGCGGGTCGAGAACTCCTGGGGCACCGACAAGGCCGACAAGGGCTTCTGGACCATGAACGACTCGTGGTTCGGCGACTACGTCTTCGAGATCGCCGTGCGCCGCGACGCGCTGCCGGCCGACCTGCGCGAGGCCCTCGACGCCCCGCCCGTCGTCCTGCCCGCGTGGGACCCGATGGGCGCCCTCGCCGACTGA
- a CDS encoding SCO6745 family protein, whose translation MEPRDHGRIARSLEPLHALGYFSPDVEEALVGAGLRKGRTAYFASRAAAMGRVGAGVVTATFYNFHPGLVAKCVPAAWEQATPEEALAARLRGIDKSYRRLLGDDVLASPEVAEAAALARRASEGCTAPGRPLYAAHADLPWPEEPHLVLFHALTLLREHRGDGHLAALLAAGLSGLEALVTHCATGKGFVPAVAQLTRGWSDEEWAAATAGLVERGLLTPEGGLTDAGRDLRRHVEAETDRMAAAPWVHLGDEGALRLAELGQPLVARALANGAFPDGVFASA comes from the coding sequence ATGGAACCCCGAGACCACGGCCGGATCGCCCGCTCCCTCGAGCCGCTGCACGCGCTGGGGTACTTCTCCCCGGACGTCGAGGAGGCGCTCGTCGGCGCCGGGCTGCGCAAGGGACGCACGGCGTACTTCGCCTCCCGCGCCGCCGCGATGGGCCGGGTCGGCGCCGGCGTGGTCACGGCGACGTTCTACAACTTCCACCCGGGGCTGGTCGCGAAGTGCGTCCCGGCCGCCTGGGAGCAGGCCACCCCCGAGGAGGCCCTGGCGGCCCGCCTGCGCGGCATCGACAAGTCCTACCGCCGTCTGCTCGGCGACGACGTGCTCGCGTCCCCGGAGGTCGCCGAGGCCGCGGCGCTCGCGCGCCGGGCCAGCGAGGGGTGCACCGCGCCCGGGCGCCCGCTGTACGCCGCCCACGCCGACCTGCCCTGGCCGGAGGAGCCGCACCTCGTGCTCTTCCACGCCCTGACGCTCCTGCGTGAGCACCGCGGCGACGGCCACCTCGCCGCGCTGCTGGCCGCCGGGCTCAGCGGCCTCGAGGCGCTGGTGACCCACTGCGCGACCGGCAAGGGCTTCGTCCCGGCCGTCGCCCAGCTCACGCGCGGCTGGTCCGACGAGGAGTGGGCCGCGGCCACCGCGGGCCTGGTCGAGCGGGGGCTGCTGACGCCCGAGGGCGGCCTCACCGACGCCGGCCGCGACCTGCGCCGCCACGTGGAGGCCGAGACCGACCGGATGGCTGCCGCGCCGTGGGTCCACCTCGGCGACGAGGGTGCCCTCCGCCTCGCCGAGCTCGGCCAGCCCCTCGTCGCACGGGCCCTCGCCAACGGGGCCTTCCCCGACGGGGTCTTCGCCTCGGCCTGA
- a CDS encoding TfoX/Sxy family protein, which yields MAYDEGLAAALRDELAGTPDLTEKAMFGGLAFLVAGHMAVSASGQDGLLVRCDPAATDVLVAEPGVERFEMRGRPMNGWLHVQVDPADHEAVARWAGVGTAYVATLPPK from the coding sequence ATGGCGTACGACGAGGGGCTGGCCGCCGCACTGCGCGACGAGCTGGCCGGGACACCCGACCTGACCGAGAAGGCCATGTTCGGCGGCCTCGCGTTCCTGGTGGCCGGTCACATGGCCGTCAGCGCGAGCGGCCAGGACGGGCTGCTGGTGCGCTGCGACCCGGCCGCCACGGACGTCCTGGTGGCCGAGCCCGGCGTCGAGCGCTTCGAGATGCGCGGCCGGCCCATGAACGGCTGGCTGCACGTCCAGGTCGACCCGGCCGACCACGAGGCCGTCGCCCGCTGGGCCGGGGTCGGCACGGCGTACGTCGCCACGCTGCCGCCGAAGTGA